GAATATTATTAAGTCCGGTGAACGAATGGCCGACTTGACGAAACAGCTGCTGACCTATGCAAAGAACACATTGTCTCAGCCTGAGGCGGTGTTCCTTCACGACATCGTCGACGAGGCGCTGGCGCTTACTCACAAAGGGGCATCCCTCGAAATGAAGGTTATGGTGGATATGCCTGAAGATCTCTGGCCCGTCTTTGTTGACCCCGGGCAGATGAGTCAGGTCTTCGTCAACCTCTTTACGAATGCCTTTGAGGCGATGGGAATGAGCAGGGGGCTTCTCACCATTCGGGCAGAGAACGCGCCGAACAAGGAAAGGTGGGAATGTCCGACTCACAAGAAACAGTATCCCGGTGGGGATTATGTCTACGTCCGGGTGTCTGATACCGGGCCAGGGATACCGAAAGAGATGCTGAGACAGATCTTTGATCCCTTTGTGACAACAAAGTTTCTCGGAAGGGGGCTTGGACTTGCTGCCGTCTTCGGAATCATCCGGAGTCACGACGGTTGCATCTCTGTAGAGAGCGATCAGGGACAGGGGGCGACCTTCCATATCTATCTCCAGAGGGCCAAGACCGGGATGGCGGTCAGAAGGACGGAGGCAAAAAAGGCGGCGCCAGGCCGGATACTCATCGTTGATGATGAGCCGCAGGTCCTCAGTCTGCTCGAAACGGTATTGACCCATGCGGGGTACGGAGTGCTAGCCGCCACCAACGGTGAAGAGGCACTGAGACTCTTCGGGCAGAGGAAAGATGACATAGAGATGGCAATCCTCGACATCCAGATGCCGGGGATGGGTGGAAAGAGACTTTTCACGGAACTGAGGGCCCTGAAACCCTCTCTGAAAGTCCTTATATCGAGCGGCTATGACGAAAGAACAGCCCTCAATGGGATAGAGCA
This genomic window from Thermodesulfovibrionales bacterium contains:
- a CDS encoding ATP-binding protein gives rise to the protein MKREELVDETIELRNRIAQLERVIDGAKDLIIVFGRDFSVKLMNRAAREFAGGDHPLSGPLFCYQVFFQGSESCSRIEEACPLEEVIRTKKPVTVTHACVSQDGCEKIFEVQASPIMDERGEVLQIIQVCRDVTQKLMMEETRRKLEEQLTQEQKEQSITALAGGIAHDFNNILMGVLGNAELLQMRLAPYEREQTLIQNIIKSGERMADLTKQLLTYAKNTLSQPEAVFLHDIVDEALALTHKGASLEMKVMVDMPEDLWPVFVDPGQMSQVFVNLFTNAFEAMGMSRGLLTIRAENAPNKERWECPTHKKQYPGGDYVYVRVSDTGPGIPKEMLRQIFDPFVTTKFLGRGLGLAAVFGIIRSHDGCISVESDQGQGATFHIYLQRAKTGMAVRRTEAKKAAPGRILIVDDEPQVLSLLETVLTHAGYGVLAATNGEEALRLFGQRKDDIEMAILDIQMPGMGGKRLFTELRALKPSLKVLISSGYDERTALNGIEHHAPEGFIQKPYLSGALEGKVREILRGQTASRG